In Lolium rigidum isolate FL_2022 chromosome 7, APGP_CSIRO_Lrig_0.1, whole genome shotgun sequence, the DNA window TCGTTGCTCGAGCGCCATCAAGCGCTGCTCCAGCCCAGCGAGGAACACCTGGTCCTCCTCTCGTTGGCGTGTGAGGTTCTCCAACTGTTTCGCGATGATCTTCATCTGCTCCACAACCTCTATCTTGATTTCTTTGCCCGCCATCgtagatggctctgataccaaattgcAAGAAACTAAACCCCAATTGCTTAAAAGTAGACGAAAGTAAACGACAATGTTCTTCTTGATTGATTCCCAATTGGTACATATGATGTCCCTTGTATAGGAggacttacttgacccctaagtaaTAATCTAAAAGATACAGATCTGATCTCTTAACTCTAAATTACCTCTTTCCTATTAAAATAACTTCCATATATCTCAATATAGCATAATCTTATGTTCCTACACATAACACGTTGCCTAAGAAATTCCAATTATTTCTGGTTTTAGTAACATAGTCACCCTGAAAACAAAGTATACGATTTATGGAAGTTCTGTCAAGATCTTTTGCAACAACAACTAATCTGGTTGTCCCAAGCAAGTTAGAGTAGGCTATATATAGGAATGGCTGGTTTTTACGTTGGCTCGCAAAGCCTATCACAACCTTCCTCCATTACCCGGGCTTCGGACCGGCTATGCCTTGAAAACATAGGCAGTTTTAGATTCACAAGACTATGTCCAACTTTTTTGCGCATCTGCTTTGCTCACACTTGAGGTCTGGAGCTTCAAAACATAGTTCAAGTAGAACACAGATGCTAGTATGACCTGTAGTAAGCATGGTATGAAAGGTATATTGGGTTGTTGATTTATGCGTTGGTGCTTAACTGCTTATAGTGGTGGACTGGTGGGTGCTCACATTCTTCTTGAGAAACATCATTTACGCTTTTTTATTATTAATATCACTTTCACTGAAACGTGTTCTAGTGTATTAGGAGGTAGCATTTTTTCCTGGTAAATACTTTATCAAAGACCAGCTGAAAAGAGTTACTTTAATTTCCTGAATGTATTGTTATTTATGTGTCTGCTTGAGCATATGTTTGAGTTGTCTCTTCCTTGACGTTTGATATTTTCTGCTTCTTCAGGTCTTTATGTTAGTAGAAACACATATATTCATACTGGAATTACAGAATGGCAGTTCAAGAAAACTGTCAATGTGGTATGGTGGCACTCTGTTAATTTCGGAAATAATTCTTGCTTACTTGAAGACAATTTTGCTTCGCAAACTCTATTGTAGGATAATATTATTGATTTTTCTTATTGTTACAAAGTTAGCTTCATTAGCTTTTCTTTTGACTTATAGGTTTGCTACTACCGTTACTTGAGATTTTTTCCAAGCGGGAAGTTCCTCTACAAGGTCCCCATTTGAACTCTTCTCATGGTGAACAGTATAGTAATTATTTGTGAAACATCATTTGATGTTCTGCTTTCTTGCGATGAGCAGATATCCCCACAGAAAGTTAAAGATGTTGTCAAGTGCATGCACCTCCGAGCATCAAAAGGCGATAGTGTGTTTAAAGGCGACTATACACTGTCTGAGGATGGGCAGGTAAAACATATGGGACCCTGTCTACGAATTCTGTGGCACTATCCATCATTTGCTAACATTAGCTTCTCTTACTTGTATGCAGATAGAAATGGCACTTCTATATCCAGGGCATAGGTACACGCTTGTTAGGATGCGCCTTAGGTATTCACTTAAATCTATGCGCTTTAGCCTGTAGGTATTGACTCTATTGGTGTTGCTAATGACCACCTTCCATAATTTTCCAATTTTGCTCCAACATTCTTCAGGGTCAGAGGAACTACACTAGGCGCAAATAACAGGCTGGATGTCTTAAAGATCCTAACCACAGGGGTGAATGGGACTGAACTGAAAAACTGGAAAGGCAACATACTTGAACTTATTGAGGGCTGGGAGGAGAATGAGACGCATGACCCAGACGTGCCTGCTGTTTCCCACAGCAGGGGTTTGACTCCCTTTGTGTTTATTCCGTTTGAGGAGGTATGCCATATAATCTACCCTAAGTGTGTGCTATGTTTATTTATTTGTCGTTGGAAGGGGCAGCTCGTAGCCTCGTACTGATTTCTATCCCAAGCATAGTAATACAACTGATTCAACACTTGCATTTTTCAGGTTGATACTTCAGTGCTAAACCTACCAGTGGAGAAGATGGATTACTTTGTCCCCGGGTGAGCTACCTCGTGAAGGTACCAGGACATCGGGGAATGGAAATGGTCGAATTCTCATTGCATGCGAAGGTTATGGTGCGGATGGAGACGATAAGCATATTTCGTTCCAGACCGAGTTCATGTTGGAGCGATTTGTACATATGTAGTACTTGTCTTTCCTTTTCAGGTTTTAGGATTGTTGTTGTATGGTATGTATGCTGCTGCTTTGATGTGGCCATAAAATGAACGCCACGTTGAAACAGGGTGGAAACACCCTCCCACAACACAAAGTTATGTATAACTATGGGTATCTAAGGCTGTATTGCGTAACTGTTGAGTCTAGTTAATAATATCATGGTGCCTGAACAAAGCTATGCATAATTATGGGTGCCCTTTTGTTGTATCGAATTACGGGTGCCCTTTTGTTGTATCGTATAGGTTTTTGCATGCTGTGTCAGTATTTTCTCTGAATCTATATGCTCCATGCGGAACAATCACAGTGTAGAAACTGCTGGCTCTCGCCAAATGCTGCTGGTTGCTGCCGCCCTCTGGTAGTACGTGTGGGTAGATGTTCATCCAGTTTTTCTGGTCTACTGATGCTTGTACATGAAAATGATAACCTGTTTATGTTTAAACATCTGCCTTCCATACCAAGTGTTTTAAGGTCGACCTTACAACGTTTTTTACATAATAAACACCGAATCTTGAGCGCAACAGACGCAGCATCGAAGGGCTTACAAGATGCAGTGGACATGGCTGATCAGCTGATTATTCAGTGGTATATTACATCGCAGATGAGCACACTCACAGCTTCTCGGTGAGCACACTATTAACTTTTTCTACATGCTACTGCTGGTGTTGCCGTGTTTGGGTTCGTCTTCATTGTAGAGGAGCTCGTTCCATGCCGGATTGCGGGGAAGGTATGTGTCCTGCAGTTGAAGAAACATGCGTCAGGGTCACAAGATTGCAGCCTGTTCAAGACCATGTTTTGAGAGGAGTTGAAGAACAATTAGCTATCAATTTGGAGATGTTCTTAAACAAGATTCATGTAGACATAGCCAGACAAAGCTACTACAGCTATGGCCCAGACCAAAATGATGTAAATCCCTGAAAACGATGAATTTCCCAAATCTTGAGATATCAATAAAGAATTCCATTTTCCTTTACTGGTACTGAAAAACCGACCAtgatttcattttcatttttttgcggCAGATCTGATTTGACCTCGGAGTAGTTCAGGTGAGGAAAGGAGGGGAGAGGAGGTCACCAAGATGTAGGAGCAGGTGGGGATGACACGCATGCCGTTGCTCCGCGCGTGGGCGAAGGCGGCGTCGCAGAGCCGCGCGGCGAGG includes these proteins:
- the LOC124673700 gene encoding F-box protein 7 encodes the protein MASPDISIDIRPEFMSFDLRNARYLSTDRPWLKLYGVRLPPVSPFSSLSSRPDPALIHQCLPDELLIEIFARMSPYTLGRAASVCRKWKYTARNPTLWRNACLKTWQRNGMEANYKMVQSLYDSSWRKMWVQRPRIQIDGLYVSRNTYIHTGITEWQFKKTVNVVCYYRYLRFFPSGKFLYKISPQKVKDVVKCMHLRASKGDSVFKGDYTLSEDGQIEMALLYPGHRYTLVRMRLRVRGTTLGANNRLDVLKILTTGVNGTELKNWKGNILELIEGWEENETHDPDVPAVSHSRGLTPFVFIPFEEVDTSVLNLPVEKMDYFVPG